From a single Coriobacteriaceae bacterium genomic region:
- a CDS encoding tyrosine-type recombinase/integrase, which yields MAGDTGQFAGARAAPFFVLRGYDIRMVVGFQLNGYLLDLATAQFEAALKERASNVRLGDIIGLEDSKRVPLNSRDRESRKGPYPYYGATSIMDYVDDYLFDGVRVLLGEDGSVIDSEGKPVLQYVWGRYWVNNHAHILKAAGAYPLEAIYVALRRTSIGHIVTGAVQMKISQRNLKKLEVSMPDPGSLDYLQPLFAAYRNLCEESRHLVTLRDTLLPKLMTGEIDVSGLNLKQLNSHLLHYVQRAVHTVAIVLDERNSVETVINTVLSEMQGLLDSHQLKHLTITLRRVLGPKQTEPGQDLLALFLTAKEVEGCSPKTIAYYEATLRHMNTALAKPYTQVESDDLRRYLNDYEVKRGSSKVTIDNIRRIMSSFFSWLEDEDYIVKSPVRRIRRVKTAQVTKEVLSDEELEVLRDACESKRDLAIVDLLASTGMRIGELVRLDRKDVNLHERECLVMGKGNKQRPVYFDARAKLHLTEYLSSRADKSPALFVALDSSARRITVGSIELRLRDLGRSAGINRVHPHKFRRTLATHAIDKGMPIEQVQKLLGHAKIDTTMYYAMVNQSNVKASHRKYLE from the coding sequence ATGGCCGGGGATACGGGGCAGTTCGCAGGAGCGCGAGCTGCCCCGTTTTTTGTATTGCGGGGATATGACATCCGAATGGTCGTAGGGTTTCAGCTAAATGGCTATTTACTTGATTTGGCAACAGCGCAATTTGAGGCTGCGCTGAAAGAGCGTGCGTCCAATGTGAGGCTCGGAGATATCATCGGGCTCGAAGATTCAAAGAGAGTTCCTCTAAATAGCAGGGATCGCGAGAGTCGAAAAGGGCCTTATCCATATTACGGGGCAACGTCAATCATGGATTATGTCGACGATTACCTTTTCGATGGGGTGCGGGTGTTGCTTGGTGAAGACGGCTCAGTCATCGATTCTGAGGGGAAGCCCGTTCTTCAGTACGTCTGGGGAAGATATTGGGTCAACAACCATGCCCATATTCTGAAAGCTGCTGGCGCGTATCCTCTAGAAGCTATATATGTCGCGTTGAGGCGCACCTCGATCGGCCATATTGTTACCGGTGCAGTCCAAATGAAGATAAGCCAGCGTAATTTAAAAAAACTCGAGGTATCTATGCCGGATCCGGGGTCGCTCGACTACCTACAGCCCCTTTTCGCTGCATACCGTAATCTGTGTGAAGAAAGTCGCCACCTTGTAACTCTTCGCGACACCCTTCTCCCCAAGCTCATGACGGGCGAGATCGATGTCTCAGGGCTCAACCTCAAGCAGCTAAATAGCCATTTACTTCACTATGTACAACGCGCCGTCCACACTGTGGCTATCGTACTCGACGAAAGGAACAGCGTGGAAACTGTCATCAATACCGTACTTTCGGAAATGCAGGGCCTTCTCGACTCACACCAGCTCAAACATCTAACCATTACGCTTAGACGGGTACTCGGACCGAAACAAACAGAGCCAGGGCAAGATCTGCTTGCGCTCTTTCTCACCGCTAAAGAGGTCGAGGGATGCTCTCCTAAAACCATTGCATACTATGAGGCAACCCTACGGCATATGAACACAGCGCTTGCTAAGCCCTATACCCAGGTTGAGAGCGACGACTTGCGCCGCTATCTCAATGATTACGAGGTGAAACGCGGTTCTAGTAAGGTCACAATCGATAATATACGTCGTATCATGTCGAGCTTCTTTTCGTGGCTTGAAGATGAGGATTACATTGTGAAAAGTCCTGTAAGGCGCATTCGTCGCGTCAAAACAGCTCAAGTAACCAAAGAGGTGCTTAGCGATGAGGAACTGGAGGTATTGCGGGACGCCTGTGAGTCCAAGCGAGATCTTGCCATCGTTGATCTACTCGCTTCGACGGGCATGCGTATTGGCGAACTTGTGCGACTCGACAGGAAGGATGTCAATCTGCACGAGCGCGAATGCCTTGTAATGGGAAAGGGAAATAAGCAGCGCCCCGTTTACTTCGATGCGCGCGCTAAGCTTCATCTTACGGAATATCTTTCGAGCCGTGCTGACAAGAGTCCTGCATTATTTGTCGCGCTCGATTCCTCAGCTCGACGTATTACGGTGGGGAGCATAGAACTCCGTTTACGTGACCTAGGCAGAAGCGCCGGTATCAACCGCGTTCATCCGCATAAGTTTCGCCGTACGCTTGCCACCCATGCAATCGACAAGGGAATGCCCATAGAGCAGGTGCAAAAGCTGTTGGGCCATGCGAAAATAGACACAACCATGTACTACGCCATGGTTAATCAGAGCAATGTGAAGGCTTCGCACAGGAAGTATTTGGAATGA
- a CDS encoding restriction endonuclease subunit S — protein sequence MGCRVALGDVCSFYRGASVPRTRMYDKGAYLYIHYGDLYKGFDLHIDVEDPAKPIPYILNNEKIKDSQRLRDQDIVYVLTSETVDDLGHAYLFNNPKEKPTISGTETTIVRVNRRDLVVPAYLNYLMSSPRFIRELRQYTRGMKVFRVHPKDVARIEIDLPQTEVQHQIVSILDAIYAKQQANSKLNGYLLELMNVQYQHSFCCNKLTLGSIYDIADVVYGAAFKSALFNEEKVGYPLIRIRDLSTFSPQYWTNEAHPKKVFVHPGDVLAGMDAEFTPCLWQGEMAVLNQRVCLFEPAANSGVSRSYLLMALNPLLAFIQNYASGTTVAHMGKGDLEALNVPIPARGDLERFNTIAEPLREQIVQNSTQNRKLAALRDALLPKLMSGEIDVSRVDFTQLNSHLA from the coding sequence ATGGGATGTAGAGTCGCACTTGGTGACGTTTGTAGCTTCTACCGCGGCGCCAGCGTCCCCCGTACCCGCATGTACGATAAGGGTGCCTATCTTTACATTCACTATGGAGATCTTTACAAAGGTTTCGACCTACACATCGACGTTGAAGACCCCGCAAAACCCATCCCATACATCCTTAACAACGAAAAGATTAAAGACAGTCAGCGTCTCAGAGACCAAGACATCGTATATGTGCTGACCTCAGAGACAGTCGATGACCTTGGTCATGCCTATTTGTTTAACAATCCAAAGGAAAAGCCTACCATTTCAGGCACCGAAACAACCATCGTGCGCGTCAATCGCCGAGACCTCGTCGTGCCGGCTTACCTCAACTATCTTATGAGCTCTCCGCGCTTTATCAGAGAGCTCCGGCAGTACACGAGAGGTATGAAGGTATTCCGTGTCCATCCCAAAGACGTGGCACGAATCGAAATTGATTTACCGCAAACTGAGGTTCAGCATCAAATTGTTTCAATACTTGACGCGATATATGCAAAGCAGCAAGCAAACTCTAAGCTAAATGGCTATTTACTTGAGTTGATGAATGTTCAGTACCAACATTCCTTCTGCTGCAACAAGTTAACCCTCGGGTCAATTTATGACATTGCTGATGTTGTTTATGGAGCAGCGTTCAAGTCTGCCTTGTTTAACGAGGAAAAGGTAGGGTATCCCCTGATCCGCATACGTGATTTGAGCACCTTCTCTCCGCAGTATTGGACAAATGAGGCTCATCCAAAAAAGGTATTCGTACATCCTGGTGACGTTTTAGCGGGAATGGATGCCGAATTCACGCCATGTCTCTGGCAGGGTGAAATGGCTGTACTGAATCAGCGAGTTTGCCTGTTCGAGCCCGCTGCCAATTCGGGAGTTTCAAGAAGTTATTTGCTTATGGCATTGAACCCATTGTTGGCTTTCATCCAGAACTACGCCTCTGGTACTACCGTCGCGCATATGGGAAAAGGCGATTTGGAAGCGTTGAACGTGCCTATTCCTGCAAGAGGAGATCTCGAGAGGTTTAATACTATTGCAGAGCCATTGAGAGAACAGATCGTTCAGAATTCGACACAGAACCGAAAACTGGCTGCTCTTCGTGACGCTCTTCTCCCCAAACTTATGTCGGGCGAGATCGACGTCTCAAGGGTCGATTTTACGCAGCTAAATAGCCATTTAGCTTAG
- a CDS encoding type I restriction endonuclease subunit R, translating into MIAVDYSSSTSFNEDAFEQGIIDHLQTSLGYEHLYGPDVARSSDAFDDAFLPDVIGPALESINPTLNRRAIDASITKLKEIEGSDLIAKNSIFMDMLQNGVETSWFDGKEEHTDIVRLVDYDNPEKNCFHVVNQWTYIECGTNKRPDVIVFVNGLPLVLFELKSPARADADSEDAYQQIQNYKRQIPSLFVYNAFCVTSDMLHTKVGTITANESRFVEWKSVDGNYEATQYADWKTPLDGMFPKERLIDILKNFILFSEDAKILAGYHQYFAVNKALESVHEAIGGDGKGGVFWHTQGSGKSLSMVFLAHLLEEKLDSPTIVVITDRNDLDSQLFAQFSRCSDFLRQTPVQAQSRADLAQQISSRRANGIIFTTMQKFEEEAIALSERKNVVVMVDEAHRGQYGFEEKYDRDGKKHTGTALLIRRALPNATFIGFTGTPISAEDRSTREVFGDYIDVYDMTQAVEDDATRPVFYESRVVALKLDQSILAKVDDEYEKLTEQANAETIDASKRNFANLDAVLGAPEVIDALCQDIVEHYETNRAHELTGKAMIVAYSRPAAMAIYQRICELRPSWKDEGKLGVVMTMGNQDPEWWFDVVGNKAHVKEMAKRFKDDADPLKIVIVVDMWLTGFDVPSLATMYVYKPMRGYNLMQAIARVNRVYKDKVGGLVVDYVGIANALKRAMKDYTKRDQKKYGDMDIGKTAYPKFLEKLAVCRDKMFGYDYSEFMSTESAARRSELITGGVNHILAPGDEDITRDFVEQAGVMLKAYGLAKSRATDMQRIEAGYFQVVRELILQLTEQGGTHSKKGGKLTLKQVNDRINALLEQNIVHTDGVIDLFKVEDETVSIFDPKFLSSLSRMKERNLAYELLKKLIDDQIKGYRKKSVTQAKKYSELMQGMVNSYLNGQLTNAEVFEEMLKMAKEMLSENQKAKELGLSEEEFAFYEALTQPQAVADYYRERNDELVAITQELAAKMREMRTVDWQKKQSARAAMRVAIKRLLKHHKYPPEGMESALATVMDQCELWADNAA; encoded by the coding sequence ATGATTGCTGTCGATTACAGCTCCTCAACGTCATTTAATGAGGATGCTTTCGAACAAGGCATCATTGACCACTTGCAAACGAGTCTGGGGTACGAGCACCTCTATGGACCTGATGTCGCTCGTTCCTCCGACGCGTTTGACGACGCCTTCCTACCTGACGTCATTGGGCCCGCTCTTGAGAGCATTAACCCCACGCTCAATCGACGCGCGATTGATGCCTCAATAACTAAACTAAAGGAAATCGAGGGCAGCGACCTCATCGCCAAGAACAGCATCTTTATGGACATGCTCCAGAACGGTGTGGAGACAAGCTGGTTTGACGGCAAAGAAGAGCATACGGACATCGTGCGCTTGGTCGATTACGACAATCCCGAAAAGAACTGCTTCCACGTTGTTAACCAGTGGACCTACATCGAGTGTGGCACCAACAAACGTCCAGATGTCATCGTATTCGTCAACGGGCTTCCGCTCGTTCTCTTTGAATTGAAGTCACCCGCTCGAGCCGACGCTGACAGCGAAGATGCCTACCAACAGATTCAAAACTACAAACGACAGATTCCATCGCTTTTCGTGTACAACGCCTTCTGCGTCACCAGTGACATGCTTCACACCAAGGTTGGCACGATCACCGCCAACGAGTCACGCTTCGTTGAGTGGAAGAGCGTCGATGGGAACTACGAGGCCACCCAGTACGCCGATTGGAAAACCCCTCTGGACGGCATGTTCCCCAAGGAGCGGCTCATCGACATCCTGAAGAACTTCATTCTGTTCTCCGAGGACGCGAAAATCCTCGCGGGATACCATCAGTACTTCGCGGTGAACAAAGCGCTCGAGAGCGTGCATGAGGCCATCGGCGGCGACGGCAAGGGCGGCGTCTTCTGGCACACGCAGGGCTCGGGCAAGTCGCTTTCGATGGTTTTCCTTGCCCATCTGCTCGAAGAGAAACTCGACAGCCCGACCATCGTGGTAATTACCGACCGCAACGACCTCGACTCGCAACTGTTCGCGCAGTTCTCCAGATGCTCAGATTTCCTGCGCCAGACGCCCGTTCAGGCGCAGAGCCGCGCCGATCTTGCGCAGCAGATCTCGAGCCGCCGCGCCAACGGCATCATTTTCACCACCATGCAGAAGTTCGAGGAGGAGGCCATCGCCCTCTCCGAGCGCAAGAACGTCGTCGTGATGGTGGATGAAGCGCACCGCGGGCAGTACGGGTTCGAGGAGAAATATGACCGTGACGGCAAGAAGCACACGGGCACCGCGTTGCTCATCCGCCGCGCCCTTCCGAATGCGACTTTCATCGGCTTTACCGGTACCCCTATTTCTGCCGAAGATCGATCGACTCGCGAGGTTTTCGGCGATTATATTGACGTCTACGACATGACTCAGGCAGTAGAGGACGACGCAACTCGACCCGTGTTCTACGAGAGCCGCGTCGTCGCACTCAAACTGGATCAGAGCATCCTTGCAAAAGTTGACGATGAGTACGAAAAGCTAACCGAGCAGGCTAACGCCGAAACCATTGACGCAAGCAAGCGTAACTTTGCAAATCTGGACGCCGTTCTAGGTGCACCCGAAGTCATCGATGCCTTGTGTCAGGACATCGTAGAGCACTATGAAACCAACCGTGCGCACGAACTCACCGGCAAGGCAATGATTGTTGCGTATTCGCGCCCCGCTGCCATGGCCATATATCAACGTATATGCGAGCTGCGACCCTCTTGGAAGGACGAGGGCAAGCTCGGCGTTGTCATGACCATGGGCAATCAAGACCCCGAGTGGTGGTTCGACGTCGTAGGCAATAAGGCCCATGTTAAGGAGATGGCAAAGCGGTTTAAGGATGACGCCGACCCGCTTAAAATCGTAATCGTCGTAGACATGTGGCTCACCGGTTTTGACGTGCCGAGCCTTGCCACTATGTATGTGTATAAACCCATGCGCGGATATAACCTGATGCAGGCAATCGCACGCGTAAACCGAGTATATAAAGACAAGGTTGGCGGACTGGTTGTTGACTACGTAGGCATAGCTAACGCCCTTAAACGCGCCATGAAGGACTACACCAAGCGCGACCAAAAGAAATACGGCGACATGGATATCGGGAAAACCGCCTATCCTAAGTTCTTGGAAAAACTGGCGGTCTGTCGCGACAAAATGTTTGGCTACGATTATTCGGAATTCATGAGCACCGAGTCCGCCGCACGTCGAAGCGAACTCATAACGGGTGGAGTAAATCATATCCTTGCACCCGGCGACGAAGATATCACCCGCGACTTTGTTGAGCAGGCAGGAGTCATGCTCAAAGCCTATGGACTCGCCAAAAGTCGCGCAACAGACATGCAACGCATCGAGGCTGGCTATTTCCAGGTTGTTCGAGAGCTCATCCTTCAGCTCACCGAGCAGGGCGGCACCCACAGCAAAAAAGGAGGCAAACTTACCCTTAAGCAGGTAAATGACCGCATCAATGCACTACTCGAACAGAACATCGTCCATACCGACGGCGTAATAGACCTGTTTAAGGTGGAAGACGAAACGGTTTCGATTTTTGATCCCAAGTTTCTGTCGAGCCTCTCGCGTATGAAAGAGAGGAACTTGGCTTACGAGTTGTTGAAAAAACTCATCGACGACCAGATCAAGGGCTACCGCAAGAAGAGCGTGACGCAGGCAAAGAAGTACTCAGAACTCATGCAAGGCATGGTAAATAGCTATCTAAATGGACAGCTCACAAACGCTGAGGTATTCGAAGAAATGCTCAAGATGGCAAAAGAAATGCTTTCCGAAAACCAAAAGGCAAAGGAGCTTGGGCTTAGCGAAGAGGAGTTTGCGTTTTACGAGGCACTAACACAACCGCAGGCAGTCGCCGACTACTATCGCGAAAGGAATGACGAGTTGGTCGCCATCACGCAAGAGCTCGCTGCGAAGATGCGCGAAATGCGCACGGTCGATTGGCAGAAGAAACAAAGTGCACGCGCTGCTATGCGCGTTGCAATCAAGCGTCTGCTCAAACATCATAAGTATCCGCCAGAGGGCATGGAGTCGGCACTGGCCACCGTGATGGATCAGTGCGAACTCTGGGCCGACAATGCAGCATAG
- a CDS encoding restriction endonuclease subunit S, whose product MSWTQKTLGEIVNLKRGFDLPSSSRVDGPYPVFSSSGQTGTHSEAAVKGPCVVTGRYGTIGQVFFSDAACWPLNTSLYSTDFKGNDPKFVYYLLKTIPWRDYLTASAVPGINRNHVHLCPVCVPDHETQTAISGVLGLLDNKIELNTKLNGYLAA is encoded by the coding sequence ATGAGCTGGACGCAAAAGACCTTGGGAGAGATTGTTAATCTAAAAAGGGGGTTTGACCTCCCTTCCAGCAGCAGGGTTGATGGCCCCTATCCGGTTTTCTCATCTTCGGGACAAACGGGCACGCATTCGGAAGCCGCCGTTAAGGGTCCATGCGTCGTAACTGGACGCTACGGAACTATTGGCCAAGTTTTTTTCTCTGATGCAGCTTGCTGGCCATTAAATACGTCTTTGTACTCGACAGACTTTAAGGGCAATGATCCTAAGTTCGTTTATTACCTACTCAAAACTATTCCATGGCGAGACTACTTAACTGCAAGCGCCGTGCCGGGCATAAATCGCAATCACGTTCATCTATGCCCGGTCTGTGTTCCGGATCACGAAACACAGACCGCTATTTCTGGCGTCCTGGGTTTACTGGACAATAAAATTGAACTCAACACTAAGCTAAATGGCTATTTAGCTGCGTAA
- a CDS encoding ATP-binding protein, translated as MDVNAETARKLREMGAAELLAALSAQDEAVCAGMAFAERVQMAVDEAHSDFITQKVRNLTRRAGLRYPEADVRSVDFFEGRGLDRVAVAELATCGFVGRGENVVLQGLTGTGKTYLACALAKAACARRVRSCYVRQPDLEDLWRESRDRPGGERKLVRKYGAFGLLVIDEWLLDRPDTEFRSMLLELMELRYGTASTVFCTQFKKKDWHPRLGGGVHADAIMDRIVHNAVWVDMGEANMRQRRG; from the coding sequence ATGGACGTCAACGCGGAGACCGCCCGCAAGCTCAGGGAGATGGGGGCGGCCGAGCTGCTCGCCGCCCTCTCCGCCCAGGACGAGGCCGTGTGCGCCGGGATGGCGTTCGCCGAGCGCGTCCAGATGGCGGTGGACGAGGCGCACTCCGACTTCATCACGCAGAAGGTCCGCAACCTGACGAGGAGGGCCGGCCTCAGGTACCCCGAGGCCGACGTCCGCTCGGTCGACTTCTTCGAGGGCCGCGGCCTCGACAGGGTGGCGGTGGCCGAGCTCGCGACCTGCGGGTTCGTCGGGCGCGGCGAGAACGTGGTTCTCCAGGGCCTCACCGGCACGGGCAAGACCTACCTGGCCTGCGCGCTCGCGAAGGCCGCCTGCGCCAGGAGGGTGAGGTCGTGCTACGTCCGCCAGCCCGACCTCGAGGACCTCTGGCGCGAGAGCCGTGACCGGCCCGGCGGCGAGCGCAAGCTCGTCCGCAAGTACGGGGCGTTCGGCCTGCTCGTGATAGACGAGTGGCTGCTCGACAGGCCGGACACCGAGTTCAGGTCGATGCTGCTGGAGCTGATGGAGCTGAGGTACGGCACGGCCTCGACCGTATTCTGCACCCAGTTCAAGAAGAAGGACTGGCACCCGAGGCTCGGCGGCGGGGTGCATGCCGACGCCATCATGGACAGGATCGTGCACAACGCGGTCTGGGTCGACATGGGCGAGGCCAACATGCGGCAGCGCCGCGGATAG
- a CDS encoding transposase, giving the protein MDEMFAIKCQNCGGPMYSHQAKRSFECAYCGTVVSWQADAGEPKSVLGIRHTPLTVVDGLLKLTHVSQLERPVDPDWYFFNSHWRNQSVLEHLLWEDRGTAQEFQDATHVSIPCPFCGASFEGSSTQRVFECPSCGNKIGVADLLKPGTFSKRLTMGVGAEYVPEQGIPCEISPQQARANALQLVCQYPDAFAGHDVEDAIQNDMMLFYFPMALADLRMMASFPGKGLSKETLVYYEVLDWAYPRANYLDVRLMGILEPWDFGKVGPFDPAMQEGDFRVVSVDASTKDQVVIDRLALDIAGNDAEAVLGLNKKSIRAWARKARKHKDGLVMVPVYFVDRPASDSRDGEQVRIAVNGQTGRAAAVVFSDKRETHVVAPLNPNVLLSSESTVRATPIEVKYVKSPFLYQIVRRGGGEQPRQVAAAAEGSYREGKPKRKGLFGAIFGK; this is encoded by the coding sequence ATGGACGAGATGTTTGCCATTAAATGCCAAAACTGCGGCGGCCCTATGTACTCGCACCAGGCTAAACGCAGCTTTGAGTGCGCCTATTGCGGCACGGTCGTTTCGTGGCAGGCTGATGCGGGGGAGCCCAAGAGCGTCCTGGGTATCCGTCATACGCCGCTGACGGTGGTTGACGGGCTGCTCAAGCTCACGCACGTCTCGCAGCTTGAGCGCCCGGTAGACCCGGACTGGTATTTCTTTAATTCGCACTGGCGCAATCAGTCGGTTCTGGAGCATCTGCTGTGGGAGGACCGTGGCACGGCGCAAGAGTTCCAAGATGCCACGCACGTGAGCATCCCGTGCCCCTTCTGCGGTGCATCCTTTGAGGGGTCATCGACTCAGCGCGTGTTTGAGTGCCCGTCATGCGGCAATAAGATCGGCGTTGCCGACCTGCTCAAGCCCGGTACCTTTAGCAAGCGCCTGACCATGGGCGTTGGTGCGGAGTATGTACCCGAGCAGGGTATTCCCTGTGAAATTTCGCCGCAGCAGGCGCGTGCCAACGCGCTGCAGCTGGTGTGCCAGTATCCCGATGCCTTTGCCGGGCACGATGTAGAGGACGCGATCCAAAACGACATGATGCTCTTCTATTTCCCCATGGCGTTGGCGGACCTGCGCATGATGGCGTCCTTCCCGGGCAAGGGGCTGAGCAAGGAGACCCTGGTGTACTACGAGGTGCTCGACTGGGCATATCCCAGGGCAAACTACCTGGACGTTCGCCTTATGGGCATTTTGGAGCCGTGGGACTTTGGCAAGGTGGGACCGTTCGATCCCGCTATGCAGGAAGGCGACTTCCGCGTCGTTTCCGTCGATGCGTCTACCAAGGACCAGGTGGTCATTGATAGACTGGCGCTCGATATTGCCGGCAACGATGCCGAGGCGGTGCTGGGGCTCAATAAAAAGAGCATCCGCGCCTGGGCGCGCAAGGCTCGCAAGCACAAGGACGGTCTGGTGATGGTGCCGGTCTACTTTGTCGATCGCCCGGCGTCGGATAGCCGCGACGGCGAGCAGGTGCGCATCGCCGTAAACGGCCAGACGGGTCGCGCGGCCGCGGTGGTGTTTAGCGACAAGCGCGAGACACATGTGGTGGCACCGCTCAATCCCAACGTGTTGCTGTCGAGTGAAAGCACCGTGCGCGCCACGCCCATCGAGGTCAAATACGTTAAATCGCCGTTCCTGTACCAGATCGTACGCCGCGGAGGCGGCGAGCAACCGCGTCAGGTGGCAGCGGCGGCCGAGGGTTCCTACCGAGAGGGGAAGCCCAAACGCAAGGGATTGTTTGGCGCGATATTTGGTAAGTAG
- a CDS encoding type I restriction-modification system subunit M, producing the protein MAKSKAKDTKKNTADVGFEDQLWNAADVLRGNLDAAEYKNVVLGLIFLKYLSDRFDERYLELVAEGYGDEEDRDCYMEQNVFFVPEEARWANISQAAHTPEIGQIIDNAMRAIERENDKLKDVLPKNFARPELDKRRLGNVVDLFTNVQMTDNESEKDLLGRAYEYCLQKFASMEGKNAGEFYTPSCIVRTLVEILQPFHGRVYDPCCGSGGMFVQSAAFVEHHGGNVVQDITIFGQESNPTTWKLAKMNLGIRGIEADLGNYADTFSADQHKNEKFDYVLANPPFNLKNWGGEALQEDVRWKYGMPPTGNANFAWMQHMIWHLNGTGKIGLVLANGSLSSQTSGEGDIRRAIVEDDLVEGIVAMPGQLFYSTQIPVCLWILNKKKAQSGKTLFIDAREMGTTVSRKLREFTEEDINKVASAFDSFRKGEFEPVKGFSAIADLDEIAKQDFILTPGRYVGIAELEDDGEPFEEKMARLTSEISKCFEESNRLQEQIKKNLEAIGYGM; encoded by the coding sequence ATGGCTAAAAGCAAGGCTAAGGACACCAAGAAGAACACGGCCGATGTTGGCTTTGAGGACCAATTGTGGAACGCCGCAGACGTGCTGCGCGGCAACTTGGACGCTGCTGAGTACAAAAACGTCGTATTAGGCCTCATTTTCCTGAAGTACCTCTCGGACCGTTTCGACGAACGCTATCTAGAGCTCGTCGCAGAGGGTTACGGCGACGAGGAAGATCGTGACTGCTACATGGAGCAGAATGTCTTCTTCGTTCCCGAAGAAGCACGTTGGGCGAACATCTCACAGGCGGCGCATACGCCCGAAATTGGCCAGATCATTGACAATGCCATGCGCGCCATCGAGCGCGAGAACGACAAGCTCAAAGACGTGCTGCCCAAGAACTTCGCTCGTCCCGAACTAGATAAGCGACGCTTAGGCAACGTCGTAGACTTATTCACAAACGTACAAATGACCGATAACGAGAGCGAGAAGGACCTGTTAGGGCGCGCATACGAATATTGCCTACAGAAATTCGCATCAATGGAGGGCAAAAACGCCGGTGAGTTCTATACGCCGTCGTGCATCGTGCGCACGCTAGTTGAAATCCTCCAGCCTTTCCACGGTCGTGTGTACGACCCCTGCTGCGGCAGCGGAGGCATGTTCGTGCAGTCCGCCGCCTTCGTCGAGCACCATGGCGGCAACGTGGTACAGGACATCACTATCTTTGGCCAGGAGAGCAACCCTACCACGTGGAAGCTCGCAAAGATGAACCTCGGTATTCGCGGCATCGAGGCCGATTTGGGCAACTATGCAGACACCTTCAGCGCCGACCAGCACAAGAATGAAAAGTTTGACTATGTGTTGGCAAACCCACCCTTCAACCTCAAGAACTGGGGCGGCGAAGCGCTGCAGGAAGACGTACGTTGGAAGTACGGCATGCCGCCCACGGGCAACGCCAACTTCGCTTGGATGCAGCATATGATTTGGCATCTTAACGGCACGGGCAAGATTGGCCTCGTATTGGCAAACGGGTCGCTTTCGAGCCAGACGAGCGGCGAGGGCGATATCCGACGCGCTATCGTAGAGGACGATTTGGTCGAGGGCATTGTAGCCATGCCGGGGCAGCTGTTCTACAGCACCCAAATTCCCGTGTGTCTGTGGATCCTGAACAAGAAGAAGGCTCAATCCGGCAAGACGCTATTCATCGATGCCCGCGAAATGGGCACCACGGTCTCTCGCAAACTACGCGAGTTTACCGAAGAGGACATCAACAAAGTTGCATCCGCATTCGACTCCTTCCGCAAGGGCGAGTTCGAGCCCGTGAAGGGGTTCAGTGCCATAGCGGATTTGGATGAAATCGCCAAGCAAGATTTCATCCTGACGCCCGGTCGCTACGTAGGCATTGCCGAGCTCGAAGACGACGGCGAGCCGTTTGAGGAGAAGATGGCACGCCTAACCAGCGAGATTTCAAAGTGCTTTGAAGAGTCCAACCGCTTGCAGGAGCAGATTAAGAAGAATCTGGAGGCGATTGGTTATGGGATGTAG